One Vanessa cardui chromosome 23, ilVanCard2.1, whole genome shotgun sequence DNA segment encodes these proteins:
- the LOC124539861 gene encoding 26S proteasome regulatory subunit 10B, whose protein sequence is MAMDSMREKAFQDYRKKLMEHKEVESRLKDMREQLKDLTKQYDKSENDLKALQSVGQIVGEVLKQLTEEKFIVKATNGPRYVVGCRRQLDKNKLKGGTRVALDMTTLTIMRHLPREVDPLVYNMSHEDPGDVTYSAIGGLQEQIRQLREVIELPLMNPELFVRVGITPPKGCLLYGPPGTGKTLLARAVASQLDANFLKVVSSAIVDKYIGESARLIREMFNYARDHQPCIIFMDEIDAIGGRRFSEGTSADREIQRTLMELLNQMDGFDSLGQVKIIMATNRPDTLDPALLRPGRLDRKIEIPLPNEQARLEILKIHAAPIAKHGEMDYEAVVKLSDTFNGADLRNVCTEAGLFAIRAEREYIIQEDLMKAVRKVADNKKLESKLDYKPV, encoded by the exons atggCAATGGATTCAATGAGAGAAAAGGCTTTCCAAGATTATCGGAAGAAGTTAATGGAACACAAAGAAGTCGAATCAAGATTAAAAGACA TGCGTGAACAATTAAAAGATTTAACAAAGCAATACGACAAGAGTGAGAACGATCTAAAAGCTTTACAAAGTGTGGGACAGATTGTTGGCGAAGTTCTCAAACAGTTAACAGAAGAAAAAT TTATTGTAAAGGCTACGAATGGACCGCGGTATGTTGTGGGATGCCGTCGTCAATTAGACAAGAATAAGCTAAAAGGAGGCACCAGAGTTGCCTTGGATATGACCACACTGACAATCATGAGGCATTTACCACGAGAG GTTGATCCCCTCGTGTACAACATGAGCCACGAAGATCCAGGTGACGTCACATACTCGGCTATCGGTGGACTGCAGGAACAAATAAGGCAGCTGAGAGAA GTGATTGAGCTGCCTCTGATGAATCCAGAATTATTCGTCCGGGTTGGTATCACACCACCGAAGGGATGTTTGCTGTACGGACCGCCCGGTACCGGCAAAACCTTACTGGCAAGAGCGGTTGCATCACAGCTGGATGCTAATTTCTTAAAG GTGGTGTCATCGGCCATTGTGGACAAGTACATCGGTGAATCAGCTCGTCTCATCCGAGAGATGTTCAACTACGCTCGTGACCACCAGCCCTGCATCATATTCATGGACGAGATTGATGCCATCG GTGGCAGACGTTTCTCTGAGGGCACGAGCGCTGACCGTGAGATCCAGCGTACTCTGATGGAGCTTCTGAACCAAATGGATGGCTTCGACTCCCTCGGCCAGGTCAAGATCATCATGGCCACCAACCGCCCGGACACCCTCGACCCCGCACTCCTGCGTCCCGGAAGACTGGACAGGAAGATTGAGATTCCACTGCCCAATGAACAGGCTCG ATTAGAGATTCTAAAGATCCACGCGGCTCCGATCGCTAAGCACGGCGAGATGGACTACGAGGCGGTCGTCAAGCTGTCCGACACCTTCAACGGCGCCGACCTGCGCAACGTGTGCACGGAGGCCGGCCTCTTCGCCATCCGCGCCGAGCGGGAGTACATCATACAG GAGGATCTCATGAAGGCTGTACGGAAGGTGGCCGATAACAAGAAACTTGAAAGCAAATTGGATTACAAGCCGGTGTAA